In Actinomycetota bacterium, a single window of DNA contains:
- a CDS encoding helix-turn-helix domain-containing protein: MGTPCFGVRPPRGGALPYPQRAGGDLPGDLRRGESASAIARRLGQHRSTITREFKRNGGRDYYHAWPA, from the coding sequence ATGGGCACACCCTGCTTCGGCGTCCGGCCCCCGCGAGGGGGGGCGCTTCCTTACCCCCAGAGAGCGGGAGGAGATCTCCCGGGGGACCTACGCCGCGGCGAGTCGGCGAGCGCCATCGCCCGGCGACTGGGGCAGCATCGCTCGACGATCACCCGTGAGTTCAAGCGCAACGGCGGCCGGGACTACTACCACGCCTGGCCGGCTTAG
- a CDS encoding dihydrofolate reductase family protein: protein MLIYSMGVSVDGFINDREGAFEWTAPIEEEFRFHLAQVGELGGYLLGRRLYETMLPWETDPSMRSSELWAVFADVWCALPKVVFSRTLDSVQGNARLAKAPVAEEVAAALEATDKDVSIGGAGLAAAAIELGLVDELRLFRNPIIVGGGTPFLPPVTNDIRLDLVETKTFGSRVVYERYRHVRDDSG from the coding sequence ATGCTGATCTACTCGATGGGCGTCTCCGTGGACGGCTTTATCAACGACCGCGAGGGCGCGTTCGAATGGACCGCGCCCATTGAAGAGGAGTTCCGTTTCCACCTCGCCCAGGTAGGCGAGCTGGGCGGCTATCTGCTCGGCCGCAGGTTGTACGAGACCATGCTGCCCTGGGAGACGGACCCGTCGATGCGCAGCAGCGAGTTGTGGGCCGTGTTCGCCGACGTCTGGTGCGCGCTCCCGAAGGTTGTCTTCAGCCGCACGCTCGACAGCGTGCAGGGCAACGCCCGGCTTGCCAAGGCACCGGTGGCTGAGGAAGTGGCCGCGGCGCTCGAGGCCACGGACAAGGACGTGTCGATCGGCGGCGCCGGGCTGGCCGCGGCAGCGATCGAGCTCGGCCTCGTCGATGAGCTGCGCTTGTTCCGCAACCCGATCATCGTCGGGGGCGGCACGCCCTTCCTGCCGCCGGTCACCAACGACATCCGGCTGGACCTGGTCGAGACCAAGACCTTCGGCTCGCGCGTGGTCTACGAGCGCTACCGGCACGTCCGCGATGACTCCGGCTGA